A region of Periplaneta americana isolate PAMFEO1 chromosome 16, P.americana_PAMFEO1_priV1, whole genome shotgun sequence DNA encodes the following proteins:
- the LOC138716337 gene encoding osteopetrosis-associated transmembrane protein 1 isoform X1 — MAYSCVDYFFYMFIVTCLNLNVSLTELNSDLNIRFNDEEMMSNGHTCNKYLQQFANSTSEFTKCAIRHARPIRICEKCIYYYLDVQKSYEEILKARDEGGHACMMELVNLDRLEVIDGALDYVYKLWGKAECNCCFVVEDNGTLTSQLSNVTIKFQQLYNNTTKCFEKFYNPSTEKYDPKICVNCTTEYCTLNKFYEDLKADTGEGIVCMDIVDAMNLTRTKWSKRFGCYVSIPKAEITLIISVVVIALSPVVFYVGSKYATSRAEKRIPSQRRISADTSIPSTSSS, encoded by the exons ATGGCGTATTCTTGTGTGgattatttcttttatatgttcATAGTAACATGTTTAAATTTGAATGTATCACTAACGGAACTAAACTCGGATCTAAATATAAG atTCAACGATGAAGAGATGATGAGTAATGGTCATACCTGCAACAAATATTTGCAACAATTTGCGAATTCCACATCAGAATTTACCAAGTGTGCCATAAGACATGCCCGACCAATCAGAATAtgtgaaaaatgtatttattattatttagacgTTCAAAAATcatatgaagaaattttaaag GCTCGAGATGAAGGCGGACATGCTTGTATGATGGAACTTGTAAATTTAGATCGTCTTGAAGTAATTGACGGTGCACTGGATTATGTCTACAAGCTCTGGGGAAAAGCTGAGTGCAACT gttgtTTTGTAGTGGAAGATAATGGGACATTAACTTCTCAACTTTCTAATGTGACAATTAAATTTCAGCAGCTTTACAACAATACAACAAAATgctttgaaaaattttataacCCTTCCACTGAAAAGTATGATCCAAAAATTTGTGTGAATTGCACTACAGAGTATTGTACTCTCAATAAATTTTATGAAGACCTGAAAGCTGACACAGGAGAAGGGATTGTGTGTATGGATATTGTAGATGCA ATGAACTTAACTCGAACAAAATGGAGTAAACGTTTTGGTTGTTACGTTTCGATACCGAAAGCTGAAATCACATTGATAATATCAGTAGTTGTAATAGCCCTCTCTCCAGTTGTGTTCTATGTGGGTTCAAAATATGCCACGTCTAGGGCAGAAAAGAGAATACCTAGTC agAGAAGAATATCAGCAGATACAAGTATTCCTTCAACGAGTAGTTCCTGA
- the LOC138716337 gene encoding osteopetrosis-associated transmembrane protein 1 isoform X2: MNLTSDTKKAPLTRQLGQEITRFNDEEMMSNGHTCNKYLQQFANSTSEFTKCAIRHARPIRICEKCIYYYLDVQKSYEEILKARDEGGHACMMELVNLDRLEVIDGALDYVYKLWGKAECNCCFVVEDNGTLTSQLSNVTIKFQQLYNNTTKCFEKFYNPSTEKYDPKICVNCTTEYCTLNKFYEDLKADTGEGIVCMDIVDAMNLTRTKWSKRFGCYVSIPKAEITLIISVVVIALSPVVFYVGSKYATSRAEKRIPSQRRISADTSIPSTSSS, from the exons atgaacctcacaagtgataccaagaaggcaccacttacgaggcaactaggccaggagataacgag atTCAACGATGAAGAGATGATGAGTAATGGTCATACCTGCAACAAATATTTGCAACAATTTGCGAATTCCACATCAGAATTTACCAAGTGTGCCATAAGACATGCCCGACCAATCAGAATAtgtgaaaaatgtatttattattatttagacgTTCAAAAATcatatgaagaaattttaaag GCTCGAGATGAAGGCGGACATGCTTGTATGATGGAACTTGTAAATTTAGATCGTCTTGAAGTAATTGACGGTGCACTGGATTATGTCTACAAGCTCTGGGGAAAAGCTGAGTGCAACT gttgtTTTGTAGTGGAAGATAATGGGACATTAACTTCTCAACTTTCTAATGTGACAATTAAATTTCAGCAGCTTTACAACAATACAACAAAATgctttgaaaaattttataacCCTTCCACTGAAAAGTATGATCCAAAAATTTGTGTGAATTGCACTACAGAGTATTGTACTCTCAATAAATTTTATGAAGACCTGAAAGCTGACACAGGAGAAGGGATTGTGTGTATGGATATTGTAGATGCA ATGAACTTAACTCGAACAAAATGGAGTAAACGTTTTGGTTGTTACGTTTCGATACCGAAAGCTGAAATCACATTGATAATATCAGTAGTTGTAATAGCCCTCTCTCCAGTTGTGTTCTATGTGGGTTCAAAATATGCCACGTCTAGGGCAGAAAAGAGAATACCTAGTC agAGAAGAATATCAGCAGATACAAGTATTCCTTCAACGAGTAGTTCCTGA